The following DNA comes from Miscanthus floridulus cultivar M001 chromosome 5, ASM1932011v1, whole genome shotgun sequence.
TAGTATACATGTAGCAAACACAATCCAGCAAACCCCAGGTCATTCCGAACAAAATTTTACTTACCATACAAAAAACCTTTCCTGGGGCATTATTTTCATGATTTCTGTTTCTGATTGCTCGCTTATCGTTACAAACTGGTATCGAGCAATACCTGGGTGTAAAAATGGTGCATCGCATCACAGTTAAGATTGTGGTATGCAGGCAATCATACTTCTGTTTTCAGCTGGCATCTTTGTCCATTTCAGAACTGACGATTGGCAGGTTCCTTCTGTATTGTGGGGATGTTAATCTCCTTTCCAATGGTGTCTTCCTCTTGCTCACAACGAATCTGTTCACCCCCTTCCTCATCGGCATTATCTCAGGGAAGTCCTCATCGGGAATGTTCGCTAGCTCAGAGATGTCCTTTATCTGAGCTGCCCTCCTAAACCATCTCTCAGCCTTAGCTTCCTCGGACATGTCTAGAGGATCAGGATCCTTTACAACAGATCCTTCCAAGCTCTTTCCAGTATAACCTCTGTTTGAGTTTCCTCCATATCCTGAGCTGTGAACCGCGTGATTAGCATTCATGGAACTACTGCTGCTATTGACACTGTTATTAGCAAATGAACCACTCTGGTTATTGTTGCTGTTGCTGCTCCATGCACTGTTGCTGCTGTCATTCCATGTACCATTGTAGTTATAACCATGACTGCTGTTGTAGCTGCTATTGCCGTTCCTAGTACTGCTGTTATAGGAATTGTTACCACTCCAAGCATTATTGTTGTTATAATTGCTGTTGTCACTCCAGGCATTGTTGCTGTTATTGTTATCACTGCCCCAATAACTGTTGTTGCCATAACCTGAGTGTTGCTGTTCAAAGTTAGCTCCATGGTAAGTAGATTCACCTCTGCTCCCATTGTAGTTCCCCTGAGAGTTGCCCGTGATCTGAGTGCCAGTATATGCAGTACCACTAGGCCTAGATTGTGCCCCATGAGATTGTGATTGATGCTTATAGTAATTTCTGTTCCAGTTCTCATTATTCAGGTTACCTTTTGGTTGACCGCCTTCTGACACAATACCTGTGTCTGTAGTACTCTCTATTGGCGTATCTTTCTTGGCAAAGTAGCCAGAAGGAAATGGAACAAATGGGACAAAATCAGAACTGTCTGCCTGCTCAAGAATACTGCGCCTTTTGTACTGTTGTGATGTCAATGAGCGATCTTTTTTCTTACTAACAACAAATCGGTTTTCACCTTTCCTTATTGGCATAATCTCAGGGAAATTTTCATCAGAAATTGCACTTGGGGAATCCTTTGCATTGTCAAGTTCTGCTACTTTTTTGGACCATTTCTCAGCGGTATCTAATGATTCCGTGCTTTGCCTCTCAGGTACAGGCACTGTGTTATTTGCCATGGAACTGTCATCTTCTGCATTGATTTTTTCATTCCCATTGCTCTGTCCATTATTACTGTGTGGTTTAGCAAAGAGATCTGCAGACAGGGGCACAAACGGAACAGGATCAATGCCACCAAGGTGATCTGTTGATTTCTTTGGAGCTTCAGTAGGTGAGTCACTAGTAACAGATTGATTGTTTGGGGCTGCAGTAGGAGTTGAACGCCCAAGTATCCTGTCTAAAGTTTGACTTATCTTTGGGTCGGATGATGCGGGGCTATTGTTACTGCTGTACTGTGCATTTGCAAGCCTTCTCTCCAGTGGTGATTTGCGCGTGCTAACCACAAACTTATTCACCCCCTTGCGCATAGGCATAATCTCAGGAAAGTCCTCATCTTCTGCTAGACTACTTAAGTCAGCTGAATCATGAAGTTGGGATACTTTGCTCAACCATCTTTCTGCCTTTTCATCATTTTCAGCAAGTTTTCTCTCAATTTCAGATTTACCAGCACTCGTTACACTAAGGAGCTGTGCCACACCACCTAAACCGGCACCAACACATGCAGGATTCGGTGGGATTGTTGCTGGCCTCTTGCAATCACATTTTAAGCATGACATATTCCTCCCATAATTATAGAAATCGCACCTTAGCAAAAGGACAAAACAAAGTCAGCCTTGTCAGAGTTATATAAACTTAATATAAATAATTTAGCAATTAGCATGTCAGATCTTACTGAGGGCATTCCCACTCTCCACCAGTCAACATCTTTTTTGGCCGCTGCTCattgcactcaagacacctaaCATTTCTTGCAAAGTTCATGAAACTACATCTGCAAGTTGCAGAGAAATTTTCATAAACATTGAGTAGCAGATGAAAGAACACACAAGTATTATAGAAAAAAACAGGCAGAAGGTCACAAG
Coding sequences within:
- the LOC136453111 gene encoding zinc finger protein VAR3, chloroplastic-like produces the protein MGGASKLLSSLLLTSSPLRLRPTTTAAAAAPSRRLLLLSSPSPPRTLSTSSAAAASSSLPHGSSSASPAPPPRAPFPEWSRLVDRLAAAGYGSGAPFPSDDLELASGCGLSDGAQAAVSTCLAFARDRPGLLSWLQRKDVEVLVANAATSLFKDGEASAQRLRRYLAGEETDVIVSERAETVDIVRYLLSYTYGSSDSYSEDKELTDSAMRNIMAELVSFSGLFQPSTSAESTPNQSCLSQHERFSRPPGQNIEMKRGDWICTRCSFMNFARNVRCLECNEQRPKKMLTGGEWECPQCDFYNYGRNMSCLKCDCKRPATIPPNPACVGAGLGGVAQLLSVTSAGKSEIERKLAENDEKAERWLSKVSQLHDSADLSSLAEDEDFPEIMPMRKGVNKFVVSTRKSPLERRLANAQYSSNNSPASSDPKISQTLDRILGRSTPTAAPNNQSVTSDSPTEAPKKSTDHLGGIDPVPFVPLSADLFAKPHSNNGQSNGNEKINAEDDSSMANNTVPVPERQSTESLDTAEKWSKKVAELDNAKDSPSAISDENFPEIMPIRKGENRFVVSKKKDRSLTSQQYKRRSILEQADSSDFVPFVPFPSGYFAKKDTPIESTTDTGIVSEGGQPKGNLNNENWNRNYYKHQSQSHGAQSRPSGTAYTGTQITGNSQGNYNGSRGESTYHGANFEQQHSGYGNNSYWGSDNNNSNNAWSDNSNYNNNNAWSGNNSYNSSTRNGNSSYNSSHGYNYNGTWNDSSNSAWSSNSNNNQSGSFANNSVNSSSSSMNANHAVHSSGYGGNSNRGYTGKSLEGSVVKDPDPLDMSEEAKAERWFRRAAQIKDISELANIPDEDFPEIMPMRKGVNRFVVSKRKTPLERRLTSPQYRRNLPIVSSEMDKDAS